The sequence CAGCCGGAGCACCGCCTGATCGAGTTTGCCCGGTTCGTGCTCGGTGTCGGTGATCACCGCCACGACGCGGCCGCCCCATTCGACCCGGTAGCCTATGCAGCCGCCCGGATGGGTAAGACTGCCGGTTCGCACCACCACCCCTTCGCGCGGCCGAAGCACGTCTCCGGATACGAAATCGCGGTAGTCGAGATTTGCCTTGCAGATGTCCAGTTTCACCGGAAACCACGGCGGCCGAATGAACTCATCGACCATCTCGCGGGTCGTCATGCGTCCAGCGAGATGCCCGGACCAAAGTGTAACCTTGAAGCCCCTTTCATAGATAGGCTTGAAGGCCGGCAGCCCGATGATGTGATCGTAGTGGCAATGGGTGAAAAACAGGTCGAAATCGGTCACGCCCGACGCCCGAAGCGCCCTGCCGGCAGGCCGCAGGCCAGAGCCCGCATCGAACAGAAGCGTATCCTTGCCGCACCGCATCTCGATGCAGCTTGTGTTGCCGCCGTAGCGAGCGAATTCTGGCCCAGATACCGAAATGCTGCCGCGCACGCCCCAAAACCTGACCAGGAAAACGTCGTCGTCCATGCTACCCCTTCGCAGTCAAGTCGCCCATGGTAGCCGGTGCCATCACGGCGGCGAGGACTAAGCTCACGTCACGCGTCACTTGGCGCTTCGTGCGTCGATCAGATCCGCGGTCGTATGGCTTAGGCGATCGGCAAGAACCCGCACCATCTCGATGGTCATTTCCGGGAACTCCTTCATAAGCCTCAGGAAATGATCCTTGCGGATTCTCAAGGCTTCCAGCTGACTTGCGGCTCTGACGGTGGCGGTGCGGGAGCTGTTGCACAATATGGCGATCTCGCCAACAATCGAATTCGGCACCAGTTCGGCAACTTTTATCGGTCCGCTGTCGGAATCGACCAGAATATCCGCCCTGCCTGAAAGGATGACATAAGCGGCGTCCCCCTCGTCTCCCTGTCGGAAAAGGATTTCGCCGGCGCTGTAGCTCACGCGATCGGATGTGAACGCAAGCAGCTTGAGCTTTGCCGGCTCTATGCCGGAGAACAAGGGAACGCGTTGCAGCATTCCAACCTCATCCTTGAGCAGCATTGTCGCAAACCTTCCCAAAAATTCGCGTTTGCCAGACTAGAGCAACGGCCGCCCGGATGGAATCAATTCTGTTTTCCGGAACGGCGAGACGATCCTCGCGAGAGGTGGCGAGCCTGATGTCGTGCGATCGAGCGATGCCACCTGAAAAAATGGGCGTCCGCCAGCCGAAAAGCCGGATGAAGCTGCGGCAAATCCTTCCTGTTTTCGGCGCGGATGTATTCTCGCTACGCCTTTCGCCAAATCCCTTGACCTTGCAGCAAATTCTCACCGGCGAAATGATCCCATCTGAATGTCCGTTGCTCTATGACAGCAGTTCTTTAAAGATACCGCTCTCTGCCAGAAGTGTCTCGTGTGTTCCGTCTTCCACCAATTGACCCGAGTCGAAGACGATAACGCGATCGAACATCATCGCCATTGCCGGGTTCGTCACGGCCCACACGATTGCCGGTGAATGGCCGTCGCGTCTGGCTTCCTCGAGCACGTTTCGCAGCACCTTATCCTGCATGCGCTGGTCGAGCGCCGACAGCGGCCGGTTGAGAATGAGAAAATCAGGACGCTTGAGCAGGGCCCGGGCAACATCGAGCTTCTGTCGCTGTCCACCGGTCAGCCGCCTGCCGCCGGCGCCGACGTTGAAGTCCAGGCCGACATCCAGAAGCTCGGCATAAAGCCCCAGTTCGTCGAGAATGTCATAGACGATGGAGCGTATGCGGTCCGGCGCGTCGGGATGGTTGTTGCCCACACGCCCGAACAGGACATTGTCCATGACGGTGGCCGCGGCAATGTATTTGGCAGGATCATACCGTTCGACCGCATTCTGCAGCTCGGACGGCAGGTTTTCATAGAACCGGTTGCGTGCAGCGACGATCTGGCTCATCAACTCGTCGCTCAAAAGGCCGAAGCGGTGCCGGGGCTCGATATAGGCAAAGCTCAAGGTGACGATCATGGCTCGGTCGTTCTCCGAAACCGCCTCGTAGGGACGGTTCTTGAGCCGTTGCAGCAAGGTTTCGTAGGCAGGTATCTCCTCGGCGCTCATGAAGGCGAGCTGCTGGAAGAACTGGTGATCGGGCGGCAGGTCGGCAAACAGCTCGATCGCCTGTTCGGCGATCTCCATGCCCATTTCGTAGAACGTGCGGTCGAGGCCGGCTTGCCTCAGCACAGAAGCAAAATAGGGATTGGCCGCCAGGGCCCTGTCGGCGAGTTCGGGACCGGCGGCAGCGCCGAAGAGCAGGTTTTGGCCGATCGTTGCTTCTTTGTTGTAGGCGCCCGGTTCGAAAGGAGCCACCAGTCCGCTCAACCCTTCTTGTTCCAGCCGGGTTC is a genomic window of Mesorhizobium huakuii containing:
- a CDS encoding cyclic nucleotide-binding domain-containing protein, giving the protein MLLKDEVGMLQRVPLFSGIEPAKLKLLAFTSDRVSYSAGEILFRQGDEGDAAYVILSGRADILVDSDSGPIKVAELVPNSIVGEIAILCNSSRTATVRAASQLEALRIRKDHFLRLMKEFPEMTIEMVRVLADRLSHTTADLIDARSAK
- a CDS encoding MBL fold metallo-hydrolase: MDDDVFLVRFWGVRGSISVSGPEFARYGGNTSCIEMRCGKDTLLFDAGSGLRPAGRALRASGVTDFDLFFTHCHYDHIIGLPAFKPIYERGFKVTLWSGHLAGRMTTREMVDEFIRPPWFPVKLDICKANLDYRDFVSGDVLRPREGVVVRTGSLTHPGGCIGYRVEWGGRVVAVITDTEHEPGKLDQAVLRLIEDADLVIYDCTYTEEEMERYRGNGHSTWQQGVKLCEAAGARGLALFHHEPSRTDGELDEMEKLAKDRFAGAFAARDGQTLKFPISLDKKR